A section of the Microbacterium forte genome encodes:
- a CDS encoding DUF4191 family protein encodes MANRTSAPEKRPGFFSQIKSLFKFTREIYPWLPWAQIALLVLGVLVGLIVGYLIPPFQVWTLILWGISGLMLGLLGAMFLMTRLSTSAMYQKIDGMPGATGHVLSTSLGRHWQGSETPVGINPKTQDAVYRTVGRGGVVVVGEGSRGRLTRLVNDERSKAARVAHGVPVTVLYVGHGDDDVAIADLAKTIKKLPKVIDKATMGAVIRRIESVSQSISSLPIPKGIDPTKVRAQRPR; translated from the coding sequence ATGGCAAACCGCACGTCCGCGCCCGAGAAGCGTCCGGGATTCTTCTCCCAGATCAAGTCCCTCTTCAAGTTCACGAGAGAGATCTACCCCTGGCTGCCCTGGGCTCAGATCGCGCTGCTGGTCCTCGGTGTGCTCGTCGGCCTCATCGTCGGTTACCTGATCCCGCCGTTCCAGGTGTGGACCCTCATCCTCTGGGGCATCTCGGGCCTGATGCTCGGTCTGCTCGGCGCGATGTTCCTGATGACGCGCCTGTCCACCTCGGCGATGTATCAGAAGATCGACGGAATGCCCGGTGCCACGGGCCACGTGCTCAGCACCAGCCTCGGTCGCCACTGGCAGGGCTCCGAGACGCCGGTGGGGATCAACCCCAAGACGCAGGACGCCGTCTACCGCACGGTCGGACGCGGCGGGGTCGTCGTCGTCGGAGAGGGCTCACGCGGACGCCTGACCCGCCTCGTGAACGACGAGCGCAGCAAGGCCGCCCGCGTCGCCCACGGCGTGCCTGTCACCGTGCTCTACGTCGGCCACGGCGATGACGACGTCGCCATCGCCGACCTCGCCAAGACGATCAAGAAGCTTCCGAAGGTCATCGACAAGGCCACCATGGGCGCCGTCATCCGACGCATCGAGTCGGTGTCGCAGTCGATCTCCTCGCTGCCGATCCCGAAGGGCATCGACCCCACGAAGGTCCGAGCGCAGCGCCCTCGTTGA
- the sucB gene encoding 2-oxoglutarate dehydrogenase, E2 component, dihydrolipoamide succinyltransferase encodes MSTSVVLPPLGESVTEGTVTRWLKQVGDTVQADEGLLEISTDKVDTEIPSPVTGVIEEILVAEDETIEVGALLARIGDGSASAPADDAPAAAAPAAEEVPEPAAPQAEAPAEPEAAAPAAAEAAPAPAPAGDATDIVLPELGESVTEGTVTRWLKQIGDTVEVDEALLEISTDKVDTEIPSPVAGVLQEIVAAEDETVEVGAVLARVGSGAAPAAAPAQAPAPAAEAPAPAGQPSAAEAPEAKESVSEAPVDKPAERPAAEAPVAAPAQAAPEQATGGAAAAPAQAEQKLSLPTESDNLYVTPLVRRLASQQGVDLASVTGTGVGGRIRKEDVLKAAESASSAPAAAAAPAAPAPLEVSPLRGTTQPMSRLRKVLAKRAVESMQQTAQLTTVVEVDVTALAEYRDSVKGSFLEKTGDKLSFLPFFALAAAEALRAFPIVNATVDGENIVYPESENVSIAVDTERGLLTPVLRDAASKNIAEIAHEIADLAARTRDNKLKPDELAGGTFTLTNTGSRGALFDTPVVFLPQSAILGTGTVVKRPGLVKVGGADAISVRSYVYLALSYDHRIIDGADAARFLGAVKARLESAQFAAQLGA; translated from the coding sequence ATGAGCACATCCGTCGTCCTCCCCCCTCTCGGCGAGAGCGTCACAGAGGGCACCGTCACCCGCTGGCTCAAGCAGGTGGGAGACACCGTTCAGGCGGATGAGGGCCTGCTCGAGATCTCGACCGACAAGGTCGACACCGAGATCCCCTCTCCTGTCACCGGTGTGATCGAGGAGATCCTCGTCGCCGAGGACGAGACCATCGAGGTCGGCGCGCTGCTCGCGCGCATCGGCGACGGCAGCGCCTCCGCTCCGGCAGATGACGCCCCCGCGGCCGCTGCCCCCGCCGCTGAGGAGGTCCCCGAGCCGGCCGCGCCGCAGGCCGAGGCTCCCGCAGAGCCCGAAGCCGCTGCGCCCGCTGCCGCCGAGGCGGCTCCCGCGCCCGCACCCGCCGGCGACGCCACTGACATCGTCCTCCCGGAACTCGGCGAGAGCGTCACCGAAGGCACCGTCACGCGCTGGCTCAAGCAGATCGGCGACACGGTCGAGGTCGACGAGGCTCTGCTCGAGATCTCCACCGACAAGGTCGACACCGAGATCCCGTCGCCCGTCGCCGGTGTGCTGCAGGAGATCGTCGCAGCCGAAGACGAGACCGTCGAGGTGGGCGCTGTGCTCGCTCGTGTCGGCTCCGGAGCGGCCCCCGCGGCCGCACCGGCACAGGCACCCGCGCCCGCGGCAGAGGCCCCGGCTCCTGCCGGGCAGCCGTCTGCTGCCGAGGCGCCTGAGGCCAAGGAATCGGTCTCGGAGGCCCCCGTCGACAAGCCTGCAGAGCGGCCTGCCGCCGAGGCGCCCGTGGCGGCTCCCGCACAGGCGGCTCCGGAGCAGGCGACCGGCGGCGCCGCCGCGGCTCCGGCTCAGGCCGAGCAGAAGCTGTCACTCCCGACCGAGAGCGACAACCTGTACGTCACCCCGCTCGTGCGCCGCCTGGCCTCGCAGCAGGGCGTCGACCTCGCCAGCGTCACCGGCACCGGTGTCGGAGGACGCATCCGCAAGGAGGACGTCCTCAAGGCCGCCGAGAGCGCCTCGTCTGCACCCGCTGCAGCCGCCGCTCCTGCCGCACCGGCTCCGCTCGAGGTGTCGCCGCTGCGTGGCACCACGCAGCCGATGTCGCGTCTGCGCAAGGTGCTCGCAAAGCGCGCCGTCGAGTCGATGCAGCAGACGGCTCAGCTCACCACGGTGGTCGAGGTCGATGTGACCGCTCTCGCGGAGTACCGCGACAGCGTCAAGGGATCGTTCCTCGAGAAGACCGGCGACAAGCTGTCGTTCCTGCCGTTCTTCGCTCTGGCCGCCGCCGAGGCACTGCGCGCCTTCCCGATCGTGAACGCCACGGTCGACGGAGAGAACATCGTCTACCCGGAGTCCGAGAACGTGTCGATCGCCGTCGACACCGAGCGCGGTCTGCTCACGCCGGTCCTGCGCGATGCCGCGTCGAAGAACATCGCGGAGATCGCCCACGAGATCGCCGACCTCGCCGCGCGCACGCGTGACAACAAGCTGAAGCCCGACGAGCTCGCCGGCGGCACGTTCACGCTGACCAACACCGGTTCGCGTGGCGCGCTGTTCGACACCCCCGTCGTGTTCCTGCCGCAGTCCGCGATCCTCGGCACCGGAACGGTCGTCAAGCGTCCCGGTCTCGTCAAGGTCGGTGGAGCGGACGCGATCTCCGTGCGCTCGTATGTGTACCTCGCGCTCTCGTACGACCACCGCATCATCGACGGAGCCGACGCCGCCCGCTTCCTCGGCGCGGTGAAGGCCCGCCTCGAGTCGGCGCAGTTCGCCGCTCAGCTCGGAGCCTGA
- the lpdA gene encoding dihydrolipoyl dehydrogenase, translating to MTTHTFDIVVLGGGSGGYAAALRASELGRSVALIEKDKVGGTCLHRGCIPTKALLHAAEVAEHVRDAAHVGISATLEGIDPAGVRTYREGIVAKKYKGLEGLVKARGITSVAGFGRLNADRSVSVGDDVYVGADVVLATGSYSRTLPGLEIGGRILTSEQALSLDVIPERVLVLGGGVIGVEFASVWRSFGTEVTIIEALPHLVPNEDIAMSKGLERAFRRRGIQSSLGVRFQNATQDDSSVTVTLEDGKEFTADYLLVAVGRGPVTADLGFEEAGVTLDRGFVTVDEDLRTGVPGVWAVGDITPGLQLAHRGFQQGIAVAERIAGLSPAHVPDIQIPKVTYSSPEVASVGVTEEAAVAEHGADAVVAYEYNLAGNGKSEIIGTGGLVKVVRRKDGPVIGVHMLGDRVGELITEGQLAVAWEAHPEDIAPLIHAHPTQSEALGEAFLALAGKPLHAL from the coding sequence ATGACCACGCACACCTTCGACATCGTCGTCCTGGGCGGAGGCAGCGGCGGATACGCCGCCGCCCTGCGTGCGAGCGAACTCGGCAGGTCCGTCGCGCTCATCGAGAAGGACAAGGTCGGCGGCACGTGCCTGCACCGCGGCTGCATCCCGACGAAAGCGCTGCTGCACGCGGCAGAGGTCGCTGAGCATGTGCGAGATGCCGCGCATGTCGGCATCTCGGCGACTCTGGAGGGAATCGATCCCGCAGGTGTCCGCACCTACCGCGAGGGAATCGTCGCGAAGAAGTACAAGGGTCTCGAGGGCCTGGTGAAGGCTCGGGGCATCACGTCCGTCGCGGGCTTCGGCCGCCTGAACGCCGACCGCTCGGTGAGCGTGGGCGATGACGTGTACGTCGGCGCAGACGTGGTCCTCGCCACCGGCTCCTACAGCCGGACTCTTCCCGGGCTCGAGATCGGCGGCCGGATCCTCACCAGCGAGCAGGCGCTGTCGCTCGATGTCATCCCCGAGCGTGTGCTCGTGCTCGGCGGAGGCGTCATCGGCGTCGAGTTCGCGAGTGTGTGGCGCTCGTTCGGCACCGAGGTCACCATCATCGAGGCACTGCCCCACCTCGTCCCGAACGAGGACATCGCGATGAGCAAGGGACTCGAGCGGGCCTTCCGGCGCCGCGGAATCCAGTCTTCGCTCGGCGTCCGCTTCCAGAATGCGACTCAGGACGACAGCTCGGTCACCGTCACACTCGAGGACGGCAAGGAGTTCACCGCCGACTACCTGCTCGTCGCTGTGGGGCGCGGACCCGTCACGGCCGACCTCGGCTTCGAGGAGGCGGGGGTGACCCTCGACCGCGGCTTCGTCACCGTCGACGAGGATCTCCGGACCGGTGTCCCCGGAGTGTGGGCCGTCGGGGACATCACACCCGGGCTGCAGCTCGCGCACCGCGGGTTCCAGCAGGGCATCGCGGTCGCAGAACGCATCGCCGGGCTCTCCCCCGCACACGTTCCCGACATCCAGATCCCGAAGGTCACCTATTCGAGCCCCGAGGTCGCCTCCGTCGGCGTCACGGAAGAAGCGGCCGTCGCCGAGCACGGCGCGGATGCCGTGGTGGCGTACGAGTACAACCTCGCCGGGAACGGCAAGAGCGAGATCATCGGCACCGGCGGGCTCGTGAAGGTCGTCCGACGCAAAGACGGCCCGGTCATCGGCGTCCACATGCTCGGCGACCGTGTGGGCGAGCTCATCACCGAGGGCCAGCTGGCCGTCGCGTGGGAAGCCCACCCCGAGGACATCGCCCCCCTGATCCACGCGCATCCCACGCAGAGCGAGGCACTAGGAGAAGCCTTCCTCGCCCTCGCGGGAAAGCCGCTGCACGCCCTCTGA